In the genome of Fundulus heteroclitus isolate FHET01 unplaced genomic scaffold, MU-UCD_Fhet_4.1 scaffold_36, whole genome shotgun sequence, one region contains:
- the cnksr3 gene encoding connector enhancer of kinase suppressor of ras 3 has translation MEAVSGWSPQQVEDWMRGLDDVLQQYIPSFQQNRVDGEKLLRMTHQDLLVLGVVRVGHQELVLEAVEMLCSLNYGVESENLKVLVGKMRAAHQNLSAVVTQRRRNPAYQNKNSHQPSNEFLSAVVELIAAAKSLLGWLDRSPLTSLSDFTATRSRIIQLCLELTSTVQKDCTVFQMEEKILEVSQALNAVCEKTVQATSDTSKTGTSCLEEVHITNLRPGEGLGMYIKSTYDGLHVITGTIENSPADKTQQIHAGDEVIQVNKQTVVGWQLKHLVEKMRAESGSITLVLKKRPPGTSGIAAAPLKNLRWRPPLVQTSQGPPGLCRAPQSTEGRGKTSILDLYIPPPPPAAPYVPLETNVSSVGRTPPSSSLDADAGQHMAEDPPPEVKQPVPIRLRQRSTSRCKARPVSLPVDSILGVSGSSSRRRTQGRKGRDDLHRYLSNERIGAIAEEEPCFPLPYRGHPSARGVDHIRGSQCFVSAELHNGPAFSCQEAAAKTSPAAAAPPARSKTSTSVLGGWLARLRLISH, from the exons GTCTGGACGACGTTCTGCAGCAGTACATCCCAtccttccagcagaaccgggtcgACGGGGAGAAGCTGCTGCGGATGACCCACCAGGACCTGCTGGTTCTGGGCGTGGTGCGGGTCGGACACCAGGAGCTGGTTCTGGAGGCGGTGGAGATGCTCTGCTCCCTG AACTACGGCGTGGAGTCGGAGAACCTGAAGGTTCTGGTGGGGAAGATGAGGGCGGCGCATCAGAACCTGAGCGCCGTGGTGACCCAGCGCAGGAGGAACCCCGCCTACCAGAACAAGAACTCCCATCAGCCCTCCAACGAGTTCCTGAGCGCCGTGGTGGAGCTGATCGCCGCCGCCAAGAGTCTGCTGGGCTGGCTGGACAG GTCTCCTCTGACCAGCCTCAGCGACTTCACGGCCACCAGAAGCAGGATCATCCAGCTGTGCCTGGAGCTCACCTCCACCGTGCAGAAG GACTGCACCGTGTTCCAGATGGAGGAGAAGATCCTGGAGGTG TCTCAGGCTCTGAACGCCGTCTGTGAGAAGACCGTCCAGGCCACCTCAGACACCTCAAAGACAGGGACCTCCTGCCTGGAGGAGGTCCACATCACCAACCTCAGGCCTGGAGAGGGACTG GGAATGTACATCAAATCCACCTACGATGGACTTCATGTCATCACAGGAACAATCGAGAAC TCCCCTGCAGATAAAACTCAACAGATTCACGCTGGAGATGAAGTTATTCAGGTCAACAAACAGACTGTG GTGGGCTGGCAGCTCAAACACCTGGTGGAGAAGATGAGGGCGGAGTCTGGAAGCATCACCTTGGTGCTGAAGAAGAGGCCACCAGGAACGTCAGGAATCGCAGCTGCTCCCCTCAAGAACCTGCGCTGGAGGCCGCCGCTCGTACAG ACGTCTCAGGGCCCGCCGGgtctctgcagagctccacaatCCACAGAAGGAAGAGGGAAGACCAGCATCCTGGACCTGTacatccctcctcctcctccagcagctccaTACGTCCCTCT GGAAACAAATGTCTCCTCTGTTGGGAGGACGCCTCCCAGCTCGTCTCTGGATGCAGACGCCGGCCAACACATGGCTGAGGATCCTCCTCCTGAAGTCAAGCAGCCGGTTCCGATCCGCCTTAGGCAGCGCTCCACTTCCCGCT GTAAAGCCCGACCCGTCTCCTTGCCGGTGGACTCCATCCTGGGCGTGTCCGGCTCCTCGTCCAGACGCAGAACTCAGGGGAGGAAAG GTAGAGACGACCTGCACAGGTACCTGAGCAACGAGCGGATCGGCGCCATCGCCGAGGAGGAGCCCTGCTTCCCCCTGCCGTACCGAGGACACCCGTCGGCCCGCGGCGTCGACCACATCAGAGGCAGCCAGTGCTTCGTCAGCGCCGAGCTGCACAACGGCCCCGCCTTCTCCTGCCAGGAAGCCGCCGCCAAGACGagtcctgcagctgctgctcctccggCCCGATCCAAAACCTCCACCTCTGTCCTGGGAGGCTGGTTGGCCCGTCTGAGGCTCATCAGCCACTGA